TCCTCGTTGTTCCCATCAGCAAGGTTGCATTACATTCAGCATTATAAAAAACAGTCcatcaatacatttttaaaggcCTGTATCTTATTTCCTATTTTCCATTCTGCTACTAAAAGCAAAATGTCAGCAAGTCTTTGATGCTTAGTCCTGGAATGCACATGCAGCGCTTTCACAGTTCAAAGGCAATTGGTGGACAAAGGTTATCCTCCTGTAATAACGGAGTCCAGAACAAAtgtccttacggggacaataaagtatatcgtatcgtaaTATGTTAAAGTTTCTCGAGCCAACTGTCTCAGATCTTAACTTTTTGATTTCTCCCACAGGCAGGCCGAATCGATCAGTCCAGTCCTACAGTGTGTGGACATTTAGCCCCGGTGCTGGACATCCAGTGGTCTCCTCATGACGACAACATCATCGCAAGTGCCTCAGAGGATTGCACCGTGAAGGTAGGTCAACACTTGGCAAGCCTGTGTGATGGTGGCTTTGTGGCCCTTAATCAGTTATTGCTGTCACATATGACAAAGACCACCCTGACCACAGATGTGTCAACTAGGTCTTAGTCTGTTTCAAAGCCATGTTTCATTCTGGTAACAATACAATtgtgaaaaagagagagaatcttttttcctgaaactttcagaatctcttaagacagaggggacacatatccATGTATAACAGACACgagaaagtggattttgcatataAGCCAAGAGTGACTTCAATGCCACTCGTTTGTGCACGAAGTATGAACTTAAAGCTACAAGAGGGTTAGCTTAGCTCGGAACAAAAGCAAGAAGCAGGTCGCAACAGCTAGCATTACTTTGGCTAATCACCTGTAAAGCTTAATGAATAACAggtcatattttatttattttactcaactgttgatACAATGacaatgtgttgttgttttacaAGGGATTATGTGGTGAACTAGTCAAGCTATCTGTAGGAGCCAATTAGCActgggtataaaggtaggaacctatgTTTGTTGGTGAGGGGTTCCGCCGGAAGGCCATACAGTTTTTGAccacacacagaacacacacacacacacacacaaacacacaggattacaaacaaacagaaaaggtATTGTGTACCGtaatatcgtgtggtgaatGATGGAAAGAAACCAGTAAAAAGggaaataaatggactgtttcGAACTGGAAACTTTGTTCCTGACTTTTATTCGGCAGCAAACAAGGTCTGCGTCAATTACACCCACAaagcggatcctcagaggcataaagcgttggcttagcctcGACACTATCTTTTCCCcctagtctttatgctaagctatgtTATGGAAATCTTTTACCTAGTCAATACTGTGGAGATATACAATTAGAATGATCAATCAATAAACTGATCAATCTTTCTGGTTCTTTATTCGAGGCGCCTCGAAggcacaggtctcacagagtataggatagtctgcagGAGTGTGTGCAATAGTCACAGaatagcaaagcttatatacaagATAAGGCGGGCAGACATAGTTTTGTGTAGCGGCGGAACGCCTCAGAAATCTGCTTTCACACGAATGTCtcatattgttattagacacctgtgTCCTTGAGCCGTAGAAAGTATAACGGTTATCAGATTATGGAAGTTTTAACTTTATGCGAAGAGGAGTAGTCTCAACATAGTCTgccaaatcagctctgtggccttgaagcgcttgaGAATAATAACCCTCATTAGAGTATGCACAGAAAACAGCACATATGAAGAAATGGTGCAGTAGTGTTAGACAATGCTTtttagaagcatttggttttacCATATAAGGTAACATAAGAAATTGCCACTACAGCGAACTGTTTCGTTGCTGTAGCTTCATGTTAACCAAACGGGCATAAGTGGTATCAAACGTAACATCTAAGTCTTAGCAAGGAAGCTAATAAGATagattttgaaaatgttaaACTATTCCAGAACAAGGAAAAACACTTTTCCTATATTCCTCCATATTTGTGAATGCGTTGAAAATGCTAACTGGCCTCAAACTCCATGAGAGTAGTTCGGATCAATTCAACCCTTTGTCCTTGCTCTGCCTTCAGAGTGTTTAATTTGACCAAAAACCTGTTCTATGTCAATGCGTCACAAACACATCAGTAGCCCTCGTGCACCTGAATGACTCGCATTCATACGTCTGCTGTGTCTGGTGGCTTGAAGGTGTGGCAGATACCAGACGGAGGCCTGACGAGCCCCATGACTGAGGCCATTGTGACCCTCGAAGGACACAGTAAAAGAGTGGGAATCCTGGCTTGGCACCCAACTGCCTTCAACATCCTCATGACTGCAGGTAACGCCATTCATCACATCCTGGTGCCCTGTCATTGCTTTTAAAAGACTGCTTAGATTGTCTGTGACTGCTGAAATATACCTTGTTGGCATTACTCACTGTAGGGAGCATGAATTAAAGTGTACCATCATGCAGAAAGCCCAATGTGGTTTATAATGTGTTTTACATACATGGAAAACTAAAAGAAGGGTGTGTGCTGGCAGACCATATCAAAGGAGTTTCTTTATTACATACAACTCGTTGTCATTCAACAAGCATTGATGCTCACTTTTAACAACATTTAACAAAATCTACGACATGGTTGCAAACTTTACTTGTTTTTGTATCCATGTCGTAAACACTACACATTATccagatactcttcttctttgtAAATAGTGTGTATTAAAGAACAGCTCTTATCTTACTGTGTTGGTGTTCAGTGATAGATTTTAATAACCCTGCCTTATACAAGCCAGGAAATCGATTGAGCCAATTAGCAATCCATAACATGTAATGGAAGTATAACGGAGAGAGAAACGTGTGATAAACTTAATTACACTTTGCTGCAAAGATATGGTGTTTGATTGCTTTATGTGTCGGCATATGTATCGCAAAACACACACTGCTCATTTCTTTTTCATTGAATGGTTCATTTGAACCGGGACAGCGCACATTGATGAACACTGCTGagccggattttagctttgagctcatttccatccgcagtcccgtcacatacaacatataagaCATGCAGGAAGAGCATGGCAGCATACAAgcatttaccacatggcagtacaatgtAGCAGCTACGACAGATAaggtgcaagaggagatacccctgtgttaaagtgcatttagcggtctGTTTGTTGCTCAACCAGTCTTTAAGTTGTCCTTTAAAACTATTGCTTATTACTCATCATGATATACATAGCTCTTAATGGCATTGCTCCACATACTTCAGTTTTTAAACTCAGTATATAGCCGAGGCAGCAATCTCCTTTCTGTTCCTTTATTTAGTATTTCTTCTCTTAAAATACCCATATTATGAAAAGGGAGGTTTCTTTTTCGAGGGTCcatgttgacactttaaaattgtCCATGGAGAAATGCCCCAAGCCAGTATTCAGTAGCTGGGCTGTTTTTAAATCAGAGTCAGGACTTCCATTTAGTTTTGACGACACACTAATAGTGTAATTTATATAAATGGAAAGTGAGGCTACGCTCCTTTACTGTCATTCCCTGACTGCCTAATAAACagtgaccaatcagaacagCATGTGCGTGTTCGGGAGGTAGtcttaaagacacagacactcaAATAGAGACCATGGGGAAATACACTGATACTTTGTCTGCTTTAAAGCTCTAATGGATGTTGTGTCTTCCTCTGCAGGCTGCGATAATGTGATCTGTGTGTGGAACGTGGGCACAGGCGAGCTTGTGTACCAGCTGAGTGATGCCCACCCAGATATGATTTACAGTGTCTGCTGGAACAAGGACGGCAGCGCTGTGTGCACCGTCTGCAAGGACAAGGCTCTGCGAGTCATCGACCCGCGACGCGGCACCGTCCTCAAGGTGATGACACTCAAACAGTCCTATAGTGCTTCTTTGCCGGGTCTTTCTATGGTATGAAGCTTCCACGTAAGGAATGTACCATCTCATTGTTTGCCTAGGTGAAAGAGAAGGTCCATGACGGCACCAGGCCGATGAGAGCAGTGTTCCTCTCTGATGGGAAGATCCTGACCACAGGCTTCAGCCGGATGAGTGAGAGACAGATGGCATTGTGGGATCCGGTAAGTGCAATACATGTTGTTCATATTGAACGATTCTGCGGTGCAAAGTAGAGTTTGTTTATTTATCAAGACACAATAAGGGTGTGGCGGTTGATGGACATGTAGTTTGTgcactgctacttggagaggtcccagttcacctcctgccctgccgtggtgcccttgagcaaggcaccggacaccccccctcactcccattgctccgcgggcgctgtacaatagctgcccactgctcctggtgctaggatgggttaaaagcagagaacacatgtcactgtgtgtgctgtgtgctctgcatgtgtgcccATTACaaagggtttcatccctcccgattcttcttcttctttatcTCAGTTAATGTGAGGCTTCCTGAGTGACGACCTTTCCAGTCCATCGTTTGTGTTTCCCTGGACAGTGTTTCTGTGTTGAGCTTAAGGGAAGGTAACACAAAGAGGGATTTATTGCTAACACTGTAGCCTTGCCAGATATCTACGGACCACTGCTGCCTTTTTAAGCTGCGTCTTGGATTCAGATCAGATTTGGAATACATGTTTGCGTTACGAGAGCAGTATTGTCCCACAACTCTTACACTGGAGGTGTGTTAAGAACAGGTTTTATCTTCAGCAAGCAACAAGTGTTTCAATGGGCACCTATTTAATGTTTTAAACAGACTTGTTGTGAATGTATACTTTCTAAGATCTAACCTTAACTGACCATAGCAAAAGTGTTTTGTGAGGTGGTTTGAATGTATATTTTGTGTACAAGTAGTGTTTaatcaatatatatttttgtttttgtctctGTACAGAAAGATCTGTCTGAGCCAATGGCAGTACAGGAGATGGATACAAGTAATGGAGTTCTTCTACCCTTTTATGACCCTGATACCAACATGGTGTACCTGTGTGGAAAGGTacagacttacagaaaacactGATTTACTTCATTTTGGGTTCAGTCGTCTTGATCACATGGTCTTCTGGCTTTCAGGGGGACTGCACCATCCGGTATTTTGAAGTGACAGACGAGTCCCCGTATGTCCACTTCCTCAGCTTATACAGCAGCAAGGAGCCTCAGAGAGGTGCCGGATTTCTTAGCAAAAGAGGTGTCGATGTCAACAAGTGTGAAATTGCCAGGTAAATATTTTCAGtcatgctttaaaaaaaaatgtttctaaTTAGTTTAACATAGTTTTAAAGGGCTAGTGATAGATATTTTGTAATCATTGTCAACTTAGTCCATCCTTAATCCTTAATCCTACTTTCTATTGTCAGTATAGCCAAACCCTCTCATAACTTATCCATACGTGCCATAGAACGAATTGTTGTCAACAATCTATTACAAAAACACAACGTTCTTCCATTACCCGGAAAATattaactatatatatatatactacatGTTATACCAAATGTCTATTAGTCTGTAGCTGAAAATATTCCCCAAATAATTCAATATTAATACAGCTTGAGTTGTGTTTGTTAAAACTACAGAGCCCAGCTTTTTAAGGAAGTTACTGACCCTTGTAGAAATGATGTAATGGATTTTATTAAAATATTAAAGCATTCAGTGACATGTTTCTGAGGTTGGGTCTTCTCATGGTGTTTGTTtatataaaaagaaaatattgtATACACCAGCCTTACCCTGACATATTTCCTGGTCCTCTTTAGGTTCTACAAACTGCATGAAAGGAAAGTGGAACCCATTTCTATGACTGTACCACGAAAGGTAAGCTTTTAAGTATGTTGCTTGGATAAGAAAATGCCTGCGAAGTCGATCCATAACTGTACAATGAAAACAATGTTCTGTCTCCATCTTGCCTCCCAGTCAGATCTGTTTCAGGGAGACCTCTACCCGGACACAGCTGGGTCAGAGCCGGCTCTCCTGGCTGATGAGTGGATCGCTGGGCAGGATGCCCCGCCCCTGTTGGTCTCTCTGAGCGGCGGGTACGCAGCTCCTCAATCCAAGCACAGAGAAATCCTCAAAAGCAAACCCAAGCTCGCCCCGCAGGACTCTGGGAACGCCACGCCTTCGAATGCAGCCGCTCCCACATCGCACTCTGCGGAAGAAGAGGTGCCACGAGTAAACACGAGAGAGACGGATGGAAATACAGAGAGACCGAAGAGAGAGGTGAGTGGAGAGAGTCATTAGAGCCGGCCGGTTTATTGATATAATATTGATATTGTGATTTCAGACTAGATATAGTCAAGATTGAGTTATTTTTCTTGGTTAAAAAAGGCTGTGCAAAGTCAAGTGGGCCCTATCATGCTTTTTGTGGCTTtccttttcctgtagtgtgttgtagTGTGTTGTGCATCTCAGTGGTCTGCAAGGGCTCACACCCCAAAgtttcctccagagggagtttctctcccacaccctACACCAGGGATCactaactacatttgtccaagggccgaaatgtaaccaatagacactatcgcgggccagcgatttttatatagcccagaattttataaatagtattcagattacttttggaatactttctttttccataacagatgggtatgttttggtgcacaggagacacttattttactgttttaatggcttatcaagaactcaaacacaacatcttggtgtcattctggacagctctctcatctgcaccccacagaaaaaacatcacccggactgcattctttgtactgtcttaaaacctttccttggaatatgttatgaattgtaaggtgtccttgggtgctttgaaaggtgcccctaaatagaatgaattatcattattatttattatctgaaacgatgtaataacttttaaaactgtttccagtcacttgccccatgccttcagcagcagcaggccattcactttgatttcatcccgttatgaaatgtcatcatttcgacaataaagaaatgctacatagacgttatcttgcacattttatctaaccatctccgtttctaactttcaatatattttaaaagagatctctctctctcatctgcgtgcgggggcggggcctcacacacacacgctgcatctctctcgctcgctgtgtgcacacagttctgccggtaatgaatattacattttgtgaggaaacttttccaccaataattccaataagtattccaaaatgtattcacttcaggtttacgaaagtaactgtactcagattactcgtttttcaaatgtaacgccagctgaatacagttagcctacttgatttttgtattctgattacgtaacgccgttatgttttccgttacaacccaaccctgcttcgaggctactgtcccgcagctccagcctctctgttggactctgtcgcagcggagctactgctgtggtgcggagcgcattaaccagactcttcacaacgaaggatcacttcttcttcaggggagggaaggtttcgcagtacgcagtctactgtcccgcagctgctgcctctctgttggactccggtactgcaccttactcacgagacgttgtaaacaaagaaatgggtggggggcgaacgcagtaaccactccgccaacgccacagtcacccccggcgtgcgggccggatgagaatgtctggcgggccggatgtggcccgcgggccgccagttggtggtcactgcccTACACCCTCCTCCCTGCTTGAAACACCGCCATTGGACACCTTTGTTTActggcgcttctattggctcgtgctccaacacattgtacgtgatattcTAAGGGCCATGATATTTCCGACGCATCTCTTAAGCAGTTGCCCATCACAACAGagcctttttgaacattaaagcatggaaacatgccaCAGTAGCGGCACAAAGTACAACTAtgtacctgaaaatgagcataatgtgTTCACTTTTAAAGTAGATTTCTGACCTTTCCCCTCCTTTCTTTCAGGAGGATTTGCTGAACGAGTTGTTAGCAGAGATGAAGGCGTTGCGGGCCGTCGTCCTCGCTCAGAGCCAGAGAATCGAGTTGCTGGAGAGGCAGCTGGCTCGCATCGAGGATGGGGATGTATGAGCAAGGCGGCGCACCACTACATTCGACGGGCACTATTACTAGATCCATAGCCTTACTATAATCAACAAGCT
This genomic stretch from Pseudochaenichthys georgianus chromosome 18, fPseGeo1.2, whole genome shotgun sequence harbors:
- the coro1b gene encoding coronin-1B, giving the protein MSFRRGVVRQSKFRHVFAQAWKAEHCIDDIRVSRVTWDTSLCAVNPKFIAVIIESGGGGAFLVVPISKAGRIDQSSPTVCGHLAPVLDIQWSPHDDNIIASASEDCTVKVWQIPDGGLTSPMTEAIVTLEGHSKRVGILAWHPTAFNILMTAGCDNVICVWNVGTGELVYQLSDAHPDMIYSVCWNKDGSAVCTVCKDKALRVIDPRRGTVLKVKEKVHDGTRPMRAVFLSDGKILTTGFSRMSERQMALWDPKDLSEPMAVQEMDTSNGVLLPFYDPDTNMVYLCGKGDCTIRYFEVTDESPYVHFLSLYSSKEPQRGAGFLSKRGVDVNKCEIARFYKLHERKVEPISMTVPRKSDLFQGDLYPDTAGSEPALLADEWIAGQDAPPLLVSLSGGYAAPQSKHREILKSKPKLAPQDSGNATPSNAAAPTSHSAEEEVPRVNTRETDGNTERPKREEDLLNELLAEMKALRAVVLAQSQRIELLERQLARIEDGDV